The following coding sequences are from one Epilithonimonas vandammei window:
- a CDS encoding aminopeptidase → MCLSLVFYFSAKAQRDTISIRARLNEDQKTISVEQVLIYHNPHQKAIKQIKLLNWVTAYQNRKTHLLKRKVEDRKKDLYFAKDEQLGKLESLQYSHGNNFSEVLNKNQENIYISLSESLNPGERIKISLNYQIRLPDARFTGYGINANDILLKYFFLVPETFENENQSNSFYRDTEETGNAGSFWTVDFTLPESWKCYSNLARHSESEFSGISINDPEFQLSKKNYPSFQPTIDGEKINIQLGYEISDYQQKILEPVLVNHLSFLKSKTGNLPENIFITQKFLNKEEFFGIDDIKFWKFKYQLFTDYEKADLDYFSVLSKKVAEESIIINKTNDHWLKNGIKSYLEIQYLKKFYPNHLLLGNLPENVKILGIKPLKAFHASKLKLSERYGLAYHYIYTQNLDQKITTPYHQLSNFNTTAISQFETGSLLNYSSEYQGSEHFDLFLKNYLSSNYQKKADGSEFLKALEKATDGNSGFLQRLMNEKHRVNFNLKSIKKKNQNYNLHLRSRNADLTPLKIQSETREGYKNTFWKSENELSKDSVSIPNKSIYKIVLNDDYIFPETNYRDNYIYTKGLFSNAKKIRFKLIKDIQNPEYNEIFLTPRLTFNAYDRVLLGLNFKNQGIFDQKFDYSVTPYYSTGTGKLTGSGAINYSILPPNSFFRRWNFGVSGSYFHYDNDLAYKRFGAGTSFDFQKNPRSAIGRSLYFSYNYYERELTPLMIRNNQYSKYNLWNIGYSYSDNSLIHEKYIGTNLQWMEDFQKISAEAFYRWEFAKDKKISFRLFAGYFLRNETKNALFNYGISRVSNYSFSYGLLGQSATSGILSQQFILAEGGFKSFFNTSVNQFITSINVDSHLWKWFNLYADAGIYKNRTRQAEFIWDSGLKVKVVPDFLEIYFPVASSLGFEPGFKDYGRRIRYTLILNLGALINNLRRGVF, encoded by the coding sequence TTGTGTCTATCCTTAGTTTTTTATTTCTCGGCAAAAGCGCAGCGAGATACTATCTCAATCCGTGCCAGGCTGAATGAAGATCAGAAAACGATCTCCGTTGAACAGGTTCTTATTTACCATAATCCTCATCAAAAAGCAATTAAACAAATCAAGCTTCTGAATTGGGTTACAGCATATCAGAATAGAAAGACACATCTTTTGAAAAGAAAAGTAGAAGATCGTAAAAAAGACCTTTATTTCGCAAAAGATGAACAACTCGGAAAACTGGAAAGCCTTCAATATTCCCATGGAAATAACTTTTCAGAAGTGCTCAATAAAAATCAGGAAAATATTTATATCTCTTTATCTGAATCACTGAATCCGGGAGAACGCATAAAAATTTCGCTCAATTACCAGATCCGTTTGCCCGACGCTAGATTTACAGGTTACGGGATAAACGCCAATGATATTTTGCTAAAATATTTCTTTCTGGTGCCGGAAACTTTTGAAAATGAAAATCAAAGCAACAGTTTCTACAGGGACACAGAAGAAACCGGCAATGCAGGATCTTTCTGGACTGTTGATTTTACGCTTCCAGAGAGTTGGAAATGCTATTCTAACCTAGCAAGACACTCGGAATCAGAATTTTCAGGCATTTCAATTAACGACCCAGAATTTCAGCTTTCAAAAAAAAATTATCCTAGTTTTCAGCCTACAATTGATGGAGAAAAAATCAATATCCAGCTAGGTTACGAGATTTCTGACTATCAACAGAAAATATTGGAACCGGTATTGGTCAATCATCTTAGTTTTCTAAAAAGCAAAACCGGAAACCTGCCGGAAAATATTTTCATCACTCAAAAATTTCTTAACAAAGAAGAGTTTTTTGGGATTGATGATATTAAATTCTGGAAATTCAAATACCAACTTTTTACAGATTATGAAAAGGCTGACCTTGATTACTTCAGCGTGCTATCAAAAAAAGTCGCGGAAGAAAGCATTATCATCAATAAAACTAATGACCACTGGCTAAAAAACGGCATAAAATCTTATCTGGAAATTCAGTACCTTAAAAAGTTTTATCCAAATCATCTCTTATTGGGAAATCTGCCCGAAAACGTTAAAATACTTGGAATAAAACCACTAAAAGCTTTTCACGCATCAAAACTGAAGCTATCTGAACGTTATGGACTAGCCTATCATTACATCTATACGCAGAATCTGGATCAGAAAATTACAACGCCTTACCATCAACTCAGTAATTTCAATACAACAGCCATAAGCCAGTTTGAAACCGGAAGTCTACTTAATTACAGTTCCGAATATCAAGGCTCAGAACACTTTGACTTGTTTCTAAAAAATTATCTATCTTCCAATTACCAGAAAAAGGCAGATGGTTCGGAATTTCTAAAAGCATTGGAAAAAGCAACTGATGGCAACTCAGGTTTTTTACAACGATTGATGAATGAGAAACACAGAGTTAACTTTAACCTGAAAAGTATCAAGAAAAAAAATCAAAATTATAATCTTCATCTGCGATCCAGAAATGCCGATCTGACGCCTCTGAAAATACAATCCGAAACAAGAGAAGGCTATAAAAACACCTTCTGGAAAAGTGAAAATGAGCTTAGCAAAGATTCCGTTTCCATTCCGAATAAGAGTATTTACAAAATCGTTTTGAACGATGACTATATCTTCCCGGAAACCAATTACAGAGATAATTATATCTATACAAAGGGATTATTTTCTAATGCGAAAAAGATCCGTTTCAAACTTATAAAAGATATTCAGAATCCGGAATACAACGAGATTTTCCTGACGCCTCGTCTTACGTTCAATGCGTATGATAGAGTGTTGCTTGGACTTAATTTTAAGAATCAGGGAATATTCGATCAGAAATTTGATTACTCGGTGACACCCTATTACAGCACGGGAACGGGCAAGCTTACAGGATCCGGAGCTATAAACTACTCAATTCTGCCTCCCAACAGTTTCTTCAGACGATGGAACTTTGGTGTATCTGGCTCATATTTTCATTATGACAATGACCTGGCTTATAAAAGATTTGGCGCAGGAACTTCCTTCGATTTTCAAAAGAATCCGAGAAGTGCCATTGGCAGGAGTTTATATTTTTCATATAATTACTATGAAAGAGAACTGACACCACTTATGATTCGTAATAATCAATATTCTAAATACAATCTTTGGAACATTGGTTATTCTTACTCTGACAACAGTCTGATCCATGAAAAATACATAGGAACCAATCTCCAGTGGATGGAAGATTTTCAGAAAATTTCTGCCGAAGCGTTCTATCGCTGGGAGTTTGCGAAGGATAAAAAGATCAGTTTCCGCCTATTTGCAGGTTATTTTCTGAGAAATGAAACGAAAAATGCTTTATTCAACTACGGAATTTCCCGAGTATCTAACTACAGTTTTTCTTATGGCTTATTGGGGCAAAGTGCAACTTCTGGGATTCTTTCTCAGCAGTTTATATTAGCTGAAGGCGGCTTTAAATCATTTTTTAACACGTCGGTCAATCAATTTATTACCAGCATTAATGTAGATTCACATCTTTGGAAATGGTTCAATCTGTATGCAGATGCCGGCATTTACAAAAATAGGACGAGACAGGCGGAGTTTATCTGGGATTCTGGTCTGAAGGTAAAAGTAGTTCCGGATTTTCTGGAGATCTATTTTCCTGTAGCTTCAAGTTTAGGATTTGAGCCCGGCTTCAAGGATTACGGACGCAGAATCCGATACACACTGATTCTTAATTTGGGAGCACTGATTAACAACCTTAGAAGAGGGGTGTTTTAA
- a CDS encoding T9SS type A sorting domain-containing protein codes for MKKIFTILAVSALAYTAQAQTTFSFVWNNQGFANAQEVTTGNIVAGKLTYNVQQNGSTTSPKFYTAGGGTLRMYSNITDGNGNSIAINAATGTKINSVKVKTSGLVGADNYGPSSAVITVDGTVVPTVYDPADATNATYLVNAATPASNITIKNGHMGPTTAQIRIVSMDVTYTDGLAVADFAKTNSILVKNTVVGESIAFAKNADIQIVNAAGQVVKAAKVTEGSTLNVSSLAKGMYIVTGTVNGEKVSQKVIKN; via the coding sequence ATGAAAAAAATCTTTACAATTTTAGCTGTTTCAGCTTTAGCTTACACTGCACAAGCTCAAACTACTTTCAGCTTCGTTTGGAATAACCAAGGTTTTGCCAATGCACAAGAAGTGACAACAGGAAATATTGTTGCAGGAAAATTGACTTATAATGTACAACAAAATGGATCAACTACTAGTCCTAAATTTTACACTGCTGGTGGAGGAACTTTAAGAATGTACTCTAACATTACTGACGGAAACGGTAATTCAATTGCAATTAATGCCGCTACAGGTACTAAAATTAATTCAGTGAAGGTTAAAACTTCTGGACTTGTTGGTGCAGATAACTATGGTCCTTCAAGTGCTGTTATCACTGTTGACGGAACCGTAGTTCCAACTGTTTATGACCCAGCTGATGCAACTAATGCTACTTATTTGGTAAATGCAGCTACACCAGCTTCAAACATTACGATTAAGAACGGACATATGGGACCTACAACTGCGCAAATCAGAATCGTTTCGATGGATGTAACTTATACAGACGGTCTTGCAGTTGCAGATTTCGCAAAAACAAACTCTATATTGGTTAAAAATACTGTTGTTGGAGAATCTATCGCTTTCGCTAAAAATGCTGATATCCAAATCGTAAACGCTGCTGGTCAAGTTGTAAAAGCTGCTAAAGTAACAGAAGGTTCTACTTTGAATGTTTCTTCTCTTGCTAAAGGGATGTACATCGTAACTGGTACTGTAAACGGAGAAAAAGTATCTCAAAAAGTTATTAAAAACTAA
- a CDS encoding DNA-3-methyladenine glycosylase I, with protein MSYCQAIETIQPEERKALHKNYHDNHYGFPIHNDDELFGRLIMEINQAGLSWETILKKEESFRKAYSNFSIEKIASYTEKDRERLLSDAGIIRNKLKVNAAIENAKTILELKKEFGSFEKWLEHHHPKTKEEWVKLFKKTFRFTGGEIVGEFLMSIGFLKGAHSDDCKINEKIFATNPKWKEM; from the coding sequence ATGTCATATTGCCAAGCCATAGAAACAATACAACCTGAGGAAAGAAAAGCATTGCATAAGAATTATCACGATAATCATTATGGTTTTCCTATTCATAATGATGATGAATTGTTTGGAAGGTTAATTATGGAAATTAATCAAGCAGGATTGAGTTGGGAAACAATTCTGAAAAAGGAAGAATCTTTTCGTAAAGCTTATAGTAATTTCAGTATTGAAAAAATTGCTTCTTATACAGAAAAAGACAGAGAACGCCTATTATCTGACGCAGGAATTATCCGAAATAAACTAAAAGTAAACGCAGCGATTGAAAATGCGAAAACCATTTTGGAACTGAAAAAGGAATTCGGTTCATTCGAAAAATGGTTGGAGCATCATCATCCGAAAACGAAGGAAGAATGGGTGAAACTCTTCAAGAAAACTTTTAGATTTACAGGTGGGGAAATTGTGGGCGAATTTCTAATGAGCATTGGTTTTTTGAAAGGTGCGCACTCTGATGATTGCAAAATCAATGAGAAAATTTTTGCCACGAATCCTAAGTGGAAGGAAATGTAA
- a CDS encoding class I SAM-dependent methyltransferase, whose product MYESFHLDYYHYYNGGEKTAVWLSNKFSNFCNIENIKILDWGCGPARVVRHFPNILPSAEIYATDYNPQSIEWNRANIKNVNFNLNFLAADLPYENNFFDVIYGISIFTHLSEQKHYEWAKELTRILKPGGILFLTFQGEAFKQRLSESEIKVFDKGKIVVRDKVKEGHRTFSAFHPDAFVVRLFKDLDVVEHNKSFLNNTALEQDSWIFRKLK is encoded by the coding sequence ATTTATGAATCTTTTCATCTTGATTATTATCATTATTACAATGGTGGGGAGAAAACGGCAGTATGGCTGAGTAATAAGTTCAGCAATTTTTGTAACATTGAAAATATTAAAATATTAGATTGGGGTTGTGGGCCAGCAAGAGTTGTAAGACATTTTCCCAATATTTTACCATCTGCTGAAATCTACGCGACTGATTATAATCCTCAGAGTATAGAATGGAACAGAGCTAATATAAAAAATGTAAATTTTAACCTCAACTTTCTGGCAGCAGATCTTCCTTACGAAAATAATTTTTTTGATGTCATCTACGGAATTTCAATTTTCACGCATCTGTCGGAACAGAAACATTATGAATGGGCAAAAGAGCTTACAAGAATATTAAAACCTGGAGGTATTTTATTTCTTACATTTCAGGGAGAAGCTTTTAAACAGAGACTTTCTGAGTCAGAAATTAAAGTTTTTGATAAGGGCAAAATAGTGGTTAGGGATAAAGTGAAAGAAGGACATCGGACATTTTCTGCATTTCATCCTGATGCTTTTGTGGTGAGATTATTTAAAGATCTGGATGTTGTTGAGCATAATAAGTCCTTTCTGAATAATACTGCCTTAGAACAAGATAGTTGGATATTCAGAAAATTAAAATAA
- the pyrF gene encoding orotidine-5'-phosphate decarboxylase — MESKKEFFLECYKLGIIKFGRFTLKSGIESPFYVDLRPLASDPKILKKLANYLLEMLPLDNFDIICGVPYAALPMATAMSLESYLPLIIKRKEAKSYGTKKLIEGIYEKGQNCLLVEDVITSGKSLVETIDEVENEGIKVSDIVVVLDREQGGKEKLQEKGYKVHSLFNISEVVEILREVNYIDDEEVTRIQDFVNGNQVVFEEKKRLSYEQKLEITEHSFAKKILEIAIAKKSNLIASADFITTKELLEFADFVGPHIVALKTHIDILNDFDADETILPLKDLATKHNFLLMEDRKFADIGNTQELQFSYGTYKISNWADLVTSHVIGGSKSLDCFMNVGVVAILGMSSEGTLTDSHYREEALKVIENHPNIIGCVAQNEISDNLLLFTPGVNLSVAGDDKGQQYNSPEHVIKNYGTDFIIVGRGIYKADEPEQEAVRYKNEGWKAYQDSL, encoded by the coding sequence ATGGAAAGTAAAAAAGAATTCTTCCTCGAGTGTTACAAACTCGGAATAATCAAGTTTGGGCGTTTCACACTGAAAAGCGGAATAGAAAGTCCGTTTTATGTTGATTTGCGACCGCTCGCTTCTGACCCAAAAATCCTGAAAAAACTAGCCAATTATCTTTTGGAAATGCTTCCTTTGGATAATTTTGATATCATCTGTGGCGTTCCTTACGCAGCACTTCCAATGGCAACGGCGATGTCTTTGGAAAGTTATCTTCCATTAATCATCAAAAGAAAAGAAGCAAAATCTTATGGAACTAAAAAACTGATTGAAGGCATCTACGAAAAAGGACAAAACTGTCTTTTGGTAGAAGATGTCATCACATCCGGAAAATCTTTGGTTGAGACGATTGATGAAGTAGAAAATGAAGGTATTAAAGTTTCGGATATTGTTGTGGTTCTGGACAGAGAACAAGGCGGGAAAGAGAAATTGCAAGAAAAAGGTTACAAAGTTCATTCGCTTTTCAATATTTCTGAGGTTGTGGAAATCCTAAGAGAAGTGAATTATATTGATGACGAAGAAGTTACTAGAATTCAAGATTTTGTGAACGGAAACCAAGTTGTTTTTGAAGAGAAAAAACGTTTGTCATACGAGCAGAAACTGGAAATTACCGAACATTCTTTCGCTAAGAAAATCCTTGAAATTGCTATTGCAAAAAAATCAAACCTTATTGCTTCGGCAGATTTCATCACGACAAAAGAGTTATTAGAATTTGCAGATTTTGTTGGACCTCATATTGTGGCGCTAAAAACTCACATTGATATTCTGAATGATTTTGATGCTGATGAAACGATTCTTCCGCTAAAAGATTTAGCAACGAAACATAATTTTCTATTGATGGAAGACCGAAAATTTGCGGATATTGGAAACACTCAGGAATTGCAATTTTCTTACGGAACTTATAAAATTTCAAATTGGGCAGACCTTGTTACATCTCACGTAATTGGTGGAAGTAAAAGTCTGGATTGTTTTATGAATGTTGGTGTGGTGGCGATTTTGGGAATGTCTTCTGAAGGCACTTTGACCGATTCTCATTATCGTGAAGAAGCTTTGAAAGTGATAGAAAATCATCCTAATATCATCGGTTGTGTTGCTCAGAACGAAATTTCAGACAATCTACTCCTTTTCACGCCTGGCGTAAATCTTTCGGTTGCAGGCGATGACAAAGGCCAACAATACAATTCTCCGGAACACGTGATTAAGAATTACGGAACAGATTTTATCATCGTTGGACGCGGTATTTACAAAGCCGATGAGCCTGAACAAGAAGCTGTACGCTACAAAAACGAAGGCTGGAAAGCGTATCAGGATTCTTTGTAA
- a CDS encoding serine hydrolase: MKRNISLLFVLFSFAVSNAQIEEKKLDELIQNSLKTFDVPGMSVGIVKDGKLIYAKGFGVRSLKNNQPMDDNTLVGIASNSKGFTCTALAILADEGKINWDDKVTKYIPEFQMADAYVSQNVTIKDLVTHRAGLGLGQGDLMFFPEGGSLTINDIVHNVRYLKPENPFRTTLDYNNIMFIVAGEVIHRVSGLQWADFIEQRIMKPVGMTASFGSYNRAKNSQNIIDAHAPVDGKVIPVPHDWNETANAAGGIISNIQDMTTWANFLLNGFVTKDGKRLVSEKNAHELWSLQIPDKVGISSPYDTHFYGYGLGWFLSDVKGHLQVQHSGGLIGTVTHFTLIPDLKLGIVVLTNQQSGAAFSTITNSVKDAYLKVENRDWLKLYGDRNKKNEETFAKQKKEVYDKASKFKSDLKDGQFIGWYKDDWFGIVEVSKQGKGYRIISKSSPRLKGDLIPYSANSFVAKWDDRSYDADAFFTLNFDENGKAISAKMKPISDVTDFSFDFEDLDLKKIN, translated from the coding sequence ATGAAAAGAAATATATCTTTACTCTTTGTTCTTTTTTCGTTCGCTGTTTCCAATGCTCAGATTGAAGAAAAAAAATTGGACGAACTGATTCAAAATTCTCTTAAAACTTTTGATGTTCCGGGAATGTCCGTTGGAATTGTAAAAGACGGAAAACTGATTTATGCCAAAGGTTTCGGTGTTCGTTCACTTAAAAATAATCAGCCGATGGATGACAATACCTTGGTAGGAATTGCTTCTAATAGTAAAGGTTTTACTTGTACAGCTTTAGCGATTTTAGCTGACGAAGGCAAAATAAACTGGGATGACAAAGTGACAAAATATATTCCTGAATTTCAGATGGCGGATGCTTATGTTTCTCAGAATGTGACCATCAAAGATTTAGTAACGCACAGAGCTGGATTAGGATTGGGACAAGGTGATTTGATGTTTTTTCCCGAAGGTGGGAGTTTGACTATTAATGATATTGTTCACAATGTGAGATATCTGAAACCAGAAAATCCTTTCAGAACGACTTTGGATTATAATAATATTATGTTTATCGTGGCTGGGGAAGTCATTCATAGAGTTTCGGGCTTGCAATGGGCAGATTTTATTGAACAGAGAATTATGAAACCTGTCGGGATGACAGCGAGTTTTGGGTCTTATAACAGAGCAAAAAATTCACAAAATATCATCGATGCCCATGCTCCTGTGGACGGAAAAGTGATTCCAGTTCCTCACGATTGGAATGAAACAGCGAACGCCGCAGGCGGAATTATCAGCAACATCCAAGATATGACGACTTGGGCAAACTTTCTTCTGAATGGCTTTGTAACCAAAGACGGAAAACGTTTGGTTTCTGAGAAAAACGCTCACGAACTTTGGAGTCTGCAGATTCCGGATAAAGTTGGGATTTCTTCGCCTTACGACACTCATTTTTATGGCTATGGATTAGGCTGGTTTTTGAGCGATGTTAAAGGACATTTGCAGGTTCAGCATTCTGGAGGTTTGATAGGAACTGTGACCCATTTTACATTGATTCCGGATTTGAAACTTGGAATTGTAGTTTTGACGAATCAGCAATCTGGTGCGGCATTTTCTACAATTACGAATTCAGTAAAAGATGCTTATCTGAAAGTTGAAAACCGTGATTGGCTGAAGCTTTATGGCGACAGAAATAAGAAGAATGAAGAGACTTTCGCAAAACAAAAAAAAGAAGTTTACGATAAGGCTTCGAAGTTCAAATCTGATTTGAAAGATGGCCAATTTATTGGTTGGTACAAAGATGATTGGTTCGGGATTGTTGAGGTTTCTAAGCAAGGCAAAGGGTACAGAATTATTTCTAAATCTTCGCCAAGACTGAAAGGCGATTTGATTCCATATTCAGCGAATTCTTTTGTGGCAAAGTGGGATGACAGAAGTTATGATGCGGATGCGTTTTTTACTTTAAATTTTGATGAAAACGGAAAAGCCATTTCTGCGAAAATGAAACCAATCTCTGATGTGACGGATTTTAGTTTTGATTTTGAGGATTTGGATTTGAAAAAGATTAATTAA
- a CDS encoding IS982 family transposase encodes MILKDQITTIFVQIDDFCKEFDLQIKNLKLNAAGDNKKRRNRSCLMSDSEIITIMIGFHLGAHKTFKHYYKEIVCGYWKDLFPKSLSYNRFVELQQRSFVVFALFLREKGLGKCTGISFMDSTTLKVCRNQRIHNHKVFKGLAERGKSSMGWFYGFKLHLLCNEKGELLSFYLTKGNVDDRNPKHIKKMTKQLFGKVFADKGYLSKALWEMLFADGIQLFTKLRKNMKNHIMKMEDKILLRKRAIIETINDELKNHCQVEHTRHRSVNNFMINILGGLTAYCFFPKKPSLNLKKVNDGQLFLNFA; translated from the coding sequence ATGATTTTGAAAGACCAAATTACAACTATTTTTGTACAGATTGATGATTTTTGTAAAGAATTTGATTTGCAAATCAAAAATTTGAAATTAAATGCGGCTGGAGATAATAAGAAAAGAAGAAATCGATCTTGTTTAATGTCCGATTCTGAAATTATTACTATTATGATAGGCTTTCATTTAGGAGCACACAAAACTTTCAAGCATTACTATAAAGAAATTGTTTGCGGATATTGGAAAGATTTGTTCCCGAAAAGCCTTTCTTACAACAGGTTTGTGGAATTGCAGCAAAGAAGTTTTGTGGTCTTTGCATTATTTTTGAGAGAAAAAGGATTAGGAAAATGTACTGGAATTAGCTTTATGGATAGTACAACATTGAAAGTCTGCCGTAACCAAAGAATTCACAATCATAAGGTTTTCAAAGGTTTGGCAGAACGTGGAAAATCTTCGATGGGTTGGTTTTACGGGTTTAAACTGCATTTGCTTTGCAACGAAAAAGGGGAACTTTTATCCTTTTATTTAACGAAAGGAAATGTGGATGACAGAAATCCAAAACATATTAAGAAAATGACTAAACAACTTTTTGGAAAAGTATTTGCAGATAAAGGTTACCTTTCAAAAGCGCTTTGGGAGATGCTTTTTGCAGATGGAATACAGCTTTTCACTAAACTTAGAAAAAATATGAAAAATCATATTATGAAAATGGAAGATAAGATTTTACTCCGAAAAAGAGCCATAATTGAAACGATTAATGACGAACTAAAAAACCATTGTCAAGTGGAACACACCCGACACAGAAGCGTCAATAATTTTATGATCAATATTTTGGGAGGACTAACAGCCTATTGTTTCTTTCCAAAAAAACCGTCACTCAACTTGAAAAAAGTAAATGACGGTCAATTATTTTTGAACTTCGCTTAA